From the genome of Pseudarthrobacter sp. NIBRBAC000502772:
TCCAGCAGGTGATGTCGGCCGGCGCCACGGCTGACCCCGTCAAGGACTACCTCAAGCAGATCGGTAAGGTTGCGCTGCTCAATGCCGAGCAGGAAGTTGACCTCGCGCTCCGGATCGAAGCCGGACTCTTCGCCGAAGAGAAAATCAACGCCGACGACGGCTCGATGGACCCCAAGTTCAAGCGTGAACTTGAGTTCGTCATCCACGACGGCAAGCGCGCCAAGAACCACCTGCTCGAAGCCAACCTCCGCCTCGTGGTGTCGCTGGCCAAGCGCTACACCGGCCGCGGTATGCTGTTCCTGGACCTCATCCAGGAAGGCAACCTGGGCCTGATCCGCGCTGTCGAGAAGTTCGACTACACCAAGGGCTTCAAGTTCTCCACATACGCCACGTGGTGGATCCGCCAGGCCATTACCCGCGCCATGGCAGACCAGGCCCGCACCATCCGCATCCCGGTGCACATGGTTGAAGTCATCAACAAGCTGGCCCGCGTGCAGCGCCAGATGCTTCAGGACCTGGGCCGCGAACCCACGCCCGAAGAGCTGGCCCTCGAACTGGACATGACTCCCGAGAAGGTCGTCGAGGTCCAGAAGTACGGCCGCGAACCGATCTCCCTGCACACCCCGCTGGGTGAAGACGGCGACTCCGAGTTCGGTGACCTCATCGAGGATTCCGAGGCCGTGGTTCCCGCCGATGCCGTGAGCTTCACGCTCCTGCAGGAGCAGCTGCACTCCGTCCTCGACACCCTGTCCGAGCGCGAAGCCGGCGTGGTGGCCATGCGTTTCGGCCTCACCGACGGTCAGCCGAAGACTTTAGACGAAATCGGCAAGGTCTACGGTGTTACGCGTGAGCGCATCCGCCAGATCGAATCCAAGACCATGTCCAAGCTCCGCCACCCGTCACGGTCGCAGGTGCTGCGGGACTACCTGGACTAGATCAGGACTCAGGCAGCGCGGGTCTCCTTCCGCCCGTCATCTTCGGATCGATGGGCGGAAGGGGACCCGCGTTTTCCTGTCTGGGGCTTCATGGTAAGTTCACCACAAAAAGAGGACCCCTCCGGCTGGAGGGGTCCTCTTTGAGGTGTATCAGGTTGTGGTGCGCCTGGTCAGTCGACGGACACGGGAGCCTTCTCGTGAAGCCTGCCCGTCTCGTCGTGCCAGTCTGAGCTCAACGGCCTCAGCGTGGCCTCGATTGCACGGGCATGGTGGCCGCAGAACAGCAGCTCACCGCCGGAGGACTCGAGTACAACGCGGACATATGCCTGAGCCCCGCAACGATCGCACCGGTCCAGTGCGTTGAGTGTGCGGTCTGCCACTGCTGTTGTCATGTCGGCCTCCTTAGTAGATCTGTATGTCCATATAACCAGTATTCGTACCAATCCCATCGCAAGGACGGGTCAAGTTCGCTGTCCGCGTAGCCACAAGAATTGATCAAGCCCGCCGGTTTCGGTTACGGAAAGATAACGAGTGGCCTTGCCCACAGCCCGGAGCAAGTGTGGCAGCCCTCTGTCTGCTGCCGCGCCGACTAGGCTTGATGGAGCGCCCGCAGCGCCAGCTGTTCCGTCACTGAAGGAGTTCACAACCCGTGGCACCAAGTTCTGATTACACCGCCCGGCACCTTTCTGTCCTGGAGGGCCTCGAAGCCGTCCGCAAGCGCCCCGGCATGTACATCGGTTCCACCGATTCGCGCGGGCTGATGCACTGCCTGTGGGAGATCATCGACAACTCGGTGGACGAAGCGCTTGCCGGATTTGGGCACGACATCAAGATCATCCTGCACGCGGACAACTCGGTGGAAATCCACGACGACGGCCGCGGCATCCCCGTGGACATGGAACCCAAGACGGGGCTCACCGGCGTCGAGGTGGTCTTCACCAAGCTCCATGCGGGCGGCAAGTTCGGCGGCGGATCCTATACGGCCTCCGGCGGCCTGCACGGCGTGGGCGCCTCCGTGGTGAACGCCCTGTCTGCGCGCCTGGACGTTGAAGTGGACCGCGGCAGCAAGACCTACAAAATGTCGTTCCGCCGCGGCGAGCCTGGGCGCTTCAAGGACCAGGGATCCAAGCTGGACCCGTCCGCGGTATTTGCGCCGTTTGTGGACGGCTCGGTGCTGGATGTGGTGGGCAAGGCGAAGCGTGGTGTGACCGGGACCCGGATCCGCTATTGGGCGGACCGACAGATTTTCACGCCGGACGCCAAGTTCTCCTATGACGAACTGGCCGCACGGGCACGACAGACCTCCTTCCTGGTACCGGGACTCAAGCTCACCGTCCGCGATGAGCGCAGGCTGCCCGGCACCCCCGGTGAGGCAGCCGGCCACGAAGAGGTGTTCCACCACGA
Proteins encoded in this window:
- a CDS encoding RNA polymerase sigma factor, which codes for MTPSSAKKEPAAQDDLSPEAKQAVTNAKRAATRAANKAIKDASGDTGLDGKPEPKKRGPKPGAKAAAEAAGKSARGASDDDEDIEEDLDDINIADDSEINAAKAASAATGKGFVYSDADDDDAPVQQVMSAGATADPVKDYLKQIGKVALLNAEQEVDLALRIEAGLFAEEKINADDGSMDPKFKRELEFVIHDGKRAKNHLLEANLRLVVSLAKRYTGRGMLFLDLIQEGNLGLIRAVEKFDYTKGFKFSTYATWWIRQAITRAMADQARTIRIPVHMVEVINKLARVQRQMLQDLGREPTPEELALELDMTPEKVVEVQKYGREPISLHTPLGEDGDSEFGDLIEDSEAVVPADAVSFTLLQEQLHSVLDTLSEREAGVVAMRFGLTDGQPKTLDEIGKVYGVTRERIRQIESKTMSKLRHPSRSQVLRDYLD